The genome window CGTGATAGGGGCGGGTGGGAAAAATGAGGCCATTTTATTTAGCAAAAATATGATTTCCAATTTTAACGGTTTGAGGCCGTGACCAAATCCATGAGTTTGTAGACGTGTTTGGATTAAAATAATAATACGAGCCGTGGGTCGGATCCCATCCCCGAACGGCATCAAATGCCGCGAGATAAGCGGTTCGATTGGGTTTCAGCCAAAATTGTCCGTCTTGAACAGCCGTAAACGCCCCGGGTTGAAATACGATGTCACGAATATTGTTCGGAAATTTGGATGATTGAATCCGGTTCATGACGACGGCTCCGACGGCGACTTGTCCTTCATAAGGTTCCCCGCGTGCTTCGCTGTATATAATTCTTGCCATTGTATCCATTTCGTTAAGGTTTAAGCTGTATTTCTTTAAAGCGCTCCAGGTTTGGCTGCCGGTTTTCCCGTCGGCATGCAAACCATAATTCTGCTGAAATTTTCGCACCGCAGCGGCTGTACTCACTCCGTATTTGCCGTCCAAAGGCTGCTGGTAGTAGTTCAATACCTTCAAACGGTACTGCAAATCCCAAACGTCCCCGTTGGCGCTATTCAGACTTAATACTGCGGCCGCATGTGCGCTTCCGCCAAATCCGCCCAGTATCAATACGGCAAGAAGCAAGGCGAATCCGATACGCTGTTTCATGTCCTCGACTCCTTTCCCTATAAATTATAGGAGGAGTTATGGAAGAAGCTCAATCCCAAGTTTATGGAAGAAAAATGGGGAATTTTTCCGTGTCGCATCAAATCATAAACAGCATGCTGGGCAAGTTGAACAGGAAAGCCAATGATTTCAACTCAAGCCACATTCCGCCTCTGAACAGTACTTGCTCCAAACCAAATTCAGATACTTGGGCTTGGGCGGTTCCGGGCTCCAGGGAAAGTCTCTCCCGGCCGCGGAAGCCTGTCATCCTCAACTGTCCGTCTTTAACGTCGTCAATCGTTCCGCAGCAGAACGAACCGTCATGCATTACGGCATAAACGGGTTCTCCGGTCAAGGCCTTCAGCTGTTCCTCGTGTATCGGATATCGTACAAGCATGGCTCACTCACCTCTCCTGGCTATATTCGATGCGACCCCAAGCGGAAAAGTGTGAGATAAATCAACTGGTATAAACATACAAATCTATGACGCTTGTCTAAAACAGTCGGTGTGGTATCCACCTTCTATACAGGAATCTTTCGCAAGTGCAGCAAACCGTTTGACGCGGGTTCCGTCTCCACTTTCAACACGAAATTGAATCGATCCAAACTTAAACATAAATCAAAATCGCTTGCCGGAGCAGTGGACTCCCCTTTCAAATCAAGGAACCTGCCGGTTTTGCTCTCCTCGCGCAAAAAATGGACAATCTCTGAAAAATCATTGGTTTTTCCTTCCAACGCATTTTTAATATATTCCGCGCAAAGCGTATCCTCGTCAGCATGCTCATGGCCTTCCCAGCCCATGCAGACCAGGGATACCTTCTGCGGATTTTGCTTTCGGATATAATCGATGATCGCCTGGATGTTGACAAAGCTTCCGGTAATCCGTTCCTCCGCGTTGACCGCGTTGACGATCCCTTGCGTTCCCGCGCTTGTTGTATGCACAACGGTTTTCCCTTTAAAATCCAAATGTTGAACTTGGGTAGGCGAATTGCCGTAATCAAAGCCCTCTTGAATTCTGCCGCCACGCTCTCCCATCAAAATATACTCCGGGTGCTTACTCTTCAATCGATAGGCAGTCTGTAAATCCCCTACGGGGATGATGTCCTTCGCCCCGTTCTCGACAACATAGCACGCCACCGAAAAAGCGCGGAAGACATCGATGATGACCGTCAAGCCCTGGGCTTTCTTGGCACCTTCAATAAATTGATAAATGCTGATTTCCATAATGCATGGCTCCTTTTCGGCTGTTTCTCTCAGCACCTTCGGCTTGCGGTTTTTTTTGAATTGCCCGGAATGCCGGTGCTCTCAATCATAAATGCGACTTTTCCGTCAAAAATCTTTGATCCAAAGAATAGAAACAAGCAGCAATACGATTATGCTGAGCGTTATTCCTTTTTTCACAGTCTACACTCCCCATTATGTTATTTCATTCCAGTTGTTGCAACACTTTGACGATAAACTTCTGAAGCATCGAACTCTCGCATTTTTGATTTTATTGCCTAATAGCTATACAATCTTAGTAAAGATTTAGAACAAAGGGAGAGTTCCGCTTTTGAGAAGAGTCGCCTTGGTTACCGGAAGCGCCAAAGGCCTGGGAGTCCAAACCGTGCTTAACCTTGCCCGAACCGGCCACGATATCGTAATCACCTACCGCAGCAGTGAAGAGCTTGCCCATAAGCTGAAGCAGGATACTGAAGCATTTGGCGTCAAATGTGCCGCAATTTCCGCAGATGTCTCAAGCAAGGAAGATTGCGACCGCCTGATTTCACAATCGCTCTCGGAGATGGGACGGATCGATATTCTGATTAACAATGCCGGTCCTTATATTGCCGAACGCAAAAAGCTGACCGACTATACGGATCATGAATGGGAACTGATGCTGAACGGCAATTTGTCCTCCGTTTTTTATTTGGCTAGAAGAGTGCTGCCGCTGATGCGCGAGAATCATTGGGGACGGATTATTAATTTTGGTTTTACCCAGGCGAATGAAGCGCCGGGCTGGATTTACCGCTCCGCTTACGCTGCGGCGAAAGTCGGACTGGTCTCCTTAACCAAATCGATGGCCCAGGAAGAAGCGGATACCGGCATTACCGTAAATATGGTTTGTCCGGGGGATATTCGGGGAATCTATAAAGAAATGACGGTTCAAGAGGCGGAAGCGATGGCGCAGGAGACATGCTCTGATCCGACCATCCGGCCGTGCACGGGCGAGGATATTGCGAAGGTCATCCTGTTTCTATGCTCGGAGAATAGCGGTGGTTTGAACGGCAATATTATTGAGATTAACGGAGGACTCACACTCCAACAATTAATAGACAAACATGGGAATGAAACGGATTCAAATTGAAAACAGCTGTTTTCGCACAAGCGAAAATACGGGATCGGCTACGAGCGGCGAAAAACCGTTCCGCTCATCCGGATTGACGGAAATCGGCAGCAGTATATACCCTTCCGAGTCTTCGCCTGTGTGTACGGCGTCAATGTCGTGAACAAGCGAAACATAAATATTTTTATAGAAAAGCCGCTGCTCTCCTTCATTCACGCTGTATTGGCCGATCAACCACATGGACGCCGCGCGGGCTCCCGTTT of Ferviditalea candida contains these proteins:
- a CDS encoding SDR family oxidoreductase, which translates into the protein MRRVALVTGSAKGLGVQTVLNLARTGHDIVITYRSSEELAHKLKQDTEAFGVKCAAISADVSSKEDCDRLISQSLSEMGRIDILINNAGPYIAERKKLTDYTDHEWELMLNGNLSSVFYLARRVLPLMRENHWGRIINFGFTQANEAPGWIYRSAYAAAKVGLVSLTKSMAQEEADTGITVNMVCPGDIRGIYKEMTVQEAEAMAQETCSDPTIRPCTGEDIAKVILFLCSENSGGLNGNIIEINGGLTLQQLIDKHGNETDSN
- a CDS encoding cell wall hydrolase — translated: MKQRIGFALLLAVLILGGFGGSAHAAAVLSLNSANGDVWDLQYRLKVLNYYQQPLDGKYGVSTAAAVRKFQQNYGLHADGKTGSQTWSALKKYSLNLNEMDTMARIIYSEARGEPYEGQVAVGAVVMNRIQSSKFPNNIRDIVFQPGAFTAVQDGQFWLKPNRTAYLAAFDAVRGWDPTHGSYYYFNPNTSTNSWIWSRPQTVKIGNHIFAK
- a CDS encoding NUDIX domain-containing protein — protein: MNLTGAEEAYAFQGAYGHHIRLKLFPSEIEPAEHVVVLPIYKDQLIFAKHRMRGMEWPGGKVENGETPLEAACRELREETGARAASMWLIGQYSVNEGEQRLFYKNIYVSLVHDIDAVHTGEDSEGYILLPISVNPDERNGFSPLVADPVFSLVRKQLFSI
- a CDS encoding 2-phosphosulfolactate phosphatase codes for the protein MEISIYQFIEGAKKAQGLTVIIDVFRAFSVACYVVENGAKDIIPVGDLQTAYRLKSKHPEYILMGERGGRIQEGFDYGNSPTQVQHLDFKGKTVVHTTSAGTQGIVNAVNAEERITGSFVNIQAIIDYIRKQNPQKVSLVCMGWEGHEHADEDTLCAEYIKNALEGKTNDFSEIVHFLREESKTGRFLDLKGESTAPASDFDLCLSLDRFNFVLKVETEPASNGLLHLRKIPV